The following are from one region of the Andrena cerasifolii isolate SP2316 chromosome 1, iyAndCera1_principal, whole genome shotgun sequence genome:
- the L(2)gl gene encoding LLGL domain-containing protein l(2)gl isoform X6, which produces MLKFIRGKGQQPTAERQKLQKDLFAFRKTVQHGFPNKPTALAWDPSLRLMIIGTASGAIKVFGRPGVEFYGQHSIDSGENAVTKIVALPNEGRLVSLCDDNSLHLWEINESSVVETKSLSLEGKLKKISAMCLESNGEHLLLGTEGGNIYLLNLKTFVMPDNIIYQDVVMQNVPDDYKKNPGAVEAIAEQPGHPDNILIGYNRGLMVLWNKATPGAQQLMGLFSRTQTFISTQQLESVHWVSETRFVSSHNDGSYAFWSPGSDSMLESTTLYGPFPCKAVSKILVYPTAEHGELVLFSGGMQRASYGDRHTITVMTKEKHVVFDFTSKVIDFFTVFPKLEDGRDATDSPEALVVLAEEEVVAIDLTNPEWKMMALPYLVSLHASAVTCSQHVPNVPEELWDNIVAAGKAQTEHLYSEKPWPIDGGLILCQKPGSEKPKAKELLLTGHEDGTVRFWNASDVALTPLYKYNSSILFTGEHLDVLEQPPEDDEDEWPPFRKVGTFDPYSDDPRLAVKKVLLCPLSSTIVVAGTAGHVITAVISSEPVNKEIKAVTMNIVNDRDGFVWKGHDHLPARTSSISFAVGFQPQSLLQLYPPAAATALAIHSEWGLLAAGTAHGLAVFDYTRSKAVNVKCTLNPNDLSGSGDTPISRRKSFKKSLRESFRRLRKGRSQRRTNASSPPRSAAPEKKKETSSVASSPSGDLSPADVKPVERQVEARPVDDALGSMVRCLYFARSYIISMQNTTPTLWAGTNNGTVYVFTLAISAGVRRTEEDVNCTLGKEIQLKHRAPVIAITILDGSSVPLPEPFEAEKGVAPGPDMASPHRVVIASEEQFKIFNLPSLKPYCKYKLTAHEGSRVRKTGFAKFTCPMEPAGTHEETCLLCLTNLGDCLVLSIPELRRQLNAAAIKREDINGISSLTFTKAGEALYLHSSSELQRISLSASKVTGANCALNLPPNARSAEVNNEETQEQGVVEGTAEAGETQASQPNTIQRMITENGVVGSN; this is translated from the exons ATGCTGAAGTTCATCAGGGGGAAGGGCCAGCAACCCACCGCCGAGCGGCAGAAACTGCAAAAGGATCTCTTCGCCTTTCGAAAG ACGGTGCAGCATGGGTTCCCAAACAAACCCACGGCCCTCGCATGGGATCCCAGTCTACGGCTGATGATCATCGGCACGGCATCCGGCGCCATCAAGGT ATTCGGCAGGCCAGGTGTCGAGTTCTACGGACAACACTCTATTGACAGCGGAGAAAATGCTGTCACGAAGATCGTCGCCCTGCCCAACGAG GGCCGCCTGGTGTCCCTGTGCGACGACAACTCCCTTCACCTGTGGGAGATCAACGAGAGCTCGGTGGTGGAAACGAAGTCGCTCTCGCTGGAGGGTAAGCTGAAGAAGATCTCGGCGATGTGCCTCGAGTCGAACGGGGAGCACCTTCTTCTGGGCACGGAGGGCGGAAATATTTACCTCCTGAACCTCAAGACGTTCGTGATGCCCGACAACATCATCTACCAGGACGTGGTGATGCAGAA CGTGCCAGATGATTACAAGAAGAATCCAGGAGCGGTCGAGGCGATAGCGGAACAACCAGGTCATCCAGACAATATTCTGATAGGCTACAATCGCGGTTTAATGGTACTGTGGAACAAAGCGACTCCTGGAGCTCAACAG CTGATGGGTTTGTTTTCGCGTACGCAGACATTCATCTCCACGCAACAGCTGGAGTCGGTCCACTGGGTCTCCGAGACCCGTTTCGTTTCGTCTCACAACGACGGATCGTACGCGTTCTGGAGTCCAGGCAGCGATAGCATGCTGGAATCGACCACCCTCTATGGTCCCTTCCCCTGTAAAGCGGTCTCTAAGATTCTTGTGTACCCAACCGCCGA GCACGGAGAGTTGGTGTTATTTTCTGGCGGGATGCAGCGGGCCAGCTACGGCGACCGCCACACGATCACCGTCATGACGAAGGAGAAGCACGTGGTGTTCGATTTCACGTCAAAGGTGATCGACTTCTTCACCGTTTTCCCGAAGCTAGAAGACGGCAGGGACGCCACAGACAGTCCAGAGGCACTCGTGGTACTAGCCGAGGAAGAAGTGGTGGCCATCGATTTGACCAATCCTGAATGGAAGATGATGGCCCTGCCGTACCTAGTTTCCCTCCACGCAAGCGCG GTCACCTGTTCCCAGCACGTCCCGAATGTTCCCGAAGAGCTGTGGGACAACATCGTCGCGGCTGGAAAGGCGCAGACGGAGCACCTGTACTCTGAGAAACCGTGGCCTATAGACGGCGGGCTAATTCTCTGCCAGAAGCCGGGGAGCGAGAAGCCGAAGGCCAAGGAGCTGTTGCTCACCGGTCACGAGGACGGCACTGTTAGATTCTGGAACGCGTCGGACGTCGCGCTGACGCCTCTGTACAAGTACAACTCGTCCATTCTGTTCACTGGCGAGCACCTGGACGTTCTCGAGCAGCCGccggaggacgacgaggacgagtggCCGCCGTTCAGGAAAGTTGGGACCTTCGATCCGTACTCGGACGACCCGCGGCTCGCGGTGAAGAAGGTGCTGCTCTGCCCTTTGTCGTCGACGATAGTGGTCGCTGGCACCGCCGGCCACGTGATCACGGCGGTTATATCGTCCGAGCCAGTGAACAAGGAGATCAAAGCCGTCACGATGAACATCGTGAACGATCGCGACGGGTTCGTTTGGAAGGGTCACGATCATCTGCCAGCGAGGACGTCTAGTATATCGTTCGCTGTGGGCTTCCAACCGCAGAGTCTCCTTCAGCTGTATCCGCCAGCCGCGGCCACTGCACTGGCCATACACAGCGAGTGGGGGCTGCTGGCTGCTGGCACCGCTCACGGCCTGGCTGTTTTCGATTACACGAGGTCGAAGGCCGTCAACGTCAAGTGCACGCTCAATCCGAATG ATCTTTCCGGGTCAGGCGACACGCCCATTTCCAGAAGGAAGTCTTTCAAAAAATCGCTGAGGGAGTCCTTCAGGAGATTGAGGAAAGGAAGGTCACAGCGTCGGACGAACGCTAGCAGCCCGCCGAGGAGCGCAGCGCCAGAGAAGAAGAAAGAGAC CTCCAGCGTCGCTTCGTCTCCCAGTGGTGACCTTTCACCGGCAGATGTAAAACCCGTGGAGAGGCAAGTGGAAGCGAGACCCGTGGACGATGCGCTGGGCTCTATGGTTCGCTGTTTATATTTCGCTAGGAGTTACATCATCAGCA TGCAAAACACCACACCCACACTTTGGGCGGGCACCAACAACGGCACAGTGTACGTTTTCACGTTAGCGATATCTGCGGGCGTCAGGCGGACAGAGGAGGATGTAAATTGTACATTAGGGAAAGAGATTCAATTGAAGCACAGAGCACCCGTGATCGCGATAACGATCCTCGACGGGTCCAGCGTGCCGCTGCCAGAGCCGTTCGAGGCCGAGAAGGGCGTGGCCCCTGGCCCAGACATGGCGTCTCCGCACAGGGTCGTGATCGCCAGCGAGGAACAGTTTAAAATCTTCAATCTTCCGTCGTTGAAACCGTACTGTAAATACAAGCTCACCGCGCACGAGGGCTCCCGTGTGCGGAAGACAGGTTTCGCGAAGTTCACGTGTCCCATGGAACCCGCCGGCACGCACGAGGAGACTTGTTTACTGTGCCTGACCAACCTCGGGGATTGCTTAGTGCTCAGTATACCGGAATTGAGAAGGCAGCTGAACGCAGCCGCCATCAAAAGGGAGGACATCAA TGGCATCTCTTCGTTGACGTTCACGAAAGCTGGCGAAGCTTTGTACTTACACTCGAGTTCAGAGCTTCAGCGGATCTCACTGTCGGCCAGCAAAGTGACGGGGGCGAATTGCGCGCTGAATTTGCCGCCGAACGCGAGATCCGCGGAAGTTAACAACGAGGAAACTCAGGAGCAAGGTGTCGTCGAGGGTACCGCTGAAGCGGGAGAGACGCAGGCGAGTCAACCGAATACTATACAGAGGATGATCACGGAGAACGGCGTGGTGGGTTCCA
- the L(2)gl gene encoding LLGL domain-containing protein l(2)gl isoform X5 — MLKFIRGKGQQPTAERQKLQKDLFAFRKTVQHGFPNKPTALAWDPSLRLMIIGTASGAIKVFGRPGVEFYGQHSIDSGENAVTKIVALPNEGRLVSLCDDNSLHLWEINESSVVETKSLSLEGKLKKISAMCLESNGEHLLLGTEGGNIYLLNLKTFVMPDNIIYQDVVMQNVPDDYKKNPGAVEAIAEQPGHPDNILIGYNRGLMVLWNKATPGAQQLMGLFSRTQTFISTQQLESVHWVSETRFVSSHNDGSYAFWSPGSDSMLESTTLYGPFPCKAVSKILVYPTAEHGELVLFSGGMQRASYGDRHTITVMTKEKHVVFDFTSKVIDFFTVFPKLEDGRDATDSPEALVVLAEEEVVAIDLTNPEWKMMALPYLVSLHASAVTCSQHVPNVPEELWDNIVAAGKAQTEHLYSEKPWPIDGGLILCQKPGSEKPKAKELLLTGHEDGTVRFWNASDVALTPLYKYNSSILFTGEHLDVLEQPPEDDEDEWPPFRKVGTFDPYSDDPRLAVKKVLLCPLSSTIVVAGTAGHVITAVISSEPVNKEIKAVTMNIVNDRDGFVWKGHDHLPARTSSISFAVGFQPQSLLQLYPPAAATALAIHSEWGLLAAGTAHGLAVFDYTRSKAVNVKCTLNPNDLSGSGDTPISRRKSFKKSLRESFRRLRKGRSQRRTNASSPPRSAAPEKKKETSSVASSPSGDLSPADVKPVERQVEARPVDDALGSMVRCLYFARSYIISMQNTTPTLWAGTNNGTVYVFTLAISAGVRRTEEDVNCTLGKEIQLKHRAPVIAITILDGSSVPLPEPFEAEKGVAPGPDMASPHRVVIASEEQFKIFNLPSLKPYCKYKLTAHEGSRVRKTGFAKFTCPMEPAGTHEETCLLCLTNLGDCLVLSIPELRRQLNAAAIKREDINGISSLTFTKAGEALYLHSSSELQRISLSASKVTGANCALNLPPNARSAEVNNEETQEQGVVEGTAEAGETQASQPNTIQRMITENGVVGSITVHFSETPRLPKIFTIVLQGLKWR; from the exons ATGCTGAAGTTCATCAGGGGGAAGGGCCAGCAACCCACCGCCGAGCGGCAGAAACTGCAAAAGGATCTCTTCGCCTTTCGAAAG ACGGTGCAGCATGGGTTCCCAAACAAACCCACGGCCCTCGCATGGGATCCCAGTCTACGGCTGATGATCATCGGCACGGCATCCGGCGCCATCAAGGT ATTCGGCAGGCCAGGTGTCGAGTTCTACGGACAACACTCTATTGACAGCGGAGAAAATGCTGTCACGAAGATCGTCGCCCTGCCCAACGAG GGCCGCCTGGTGTCCCTGTGCGACGACAACTCCCTTCACCTGTGGGAGATCAACGAGAGCTCGGTGGTGGAAACGAAGTCGCTCTCGCTGGAGGGTAAGCTGAAGAAGATCTCGGCGATGTGCCTCGAGTCGAACGGGGAGCACCTTCTTCTGGGCACGGAGGGCGGAAATATTTACCTCCTGAACCTCAAGACGTTCGTGATGCCCGACAACATCATCTACCAGGACGTGGTGATGCAGAA CGTGCCAGATGATTACAAGAAGAATCCAGGAGCGGTCGAGGCGATAGCGGAACAACCAGGTCATCCAGACAATATTCTGATAGGCTACAATCGCGGTTTAATGGTACTGTGGAACAAAGCGACTCCTGGAGCTCAACAG CTGATGGGTTTGTTTTCGCGTACGCAGACATTCATCTCCACGCAACAGCTGGAGTCGGTCCACTGGGTCTCCGAGACCCGTTTCGTTTCGTCTCACAACGACGGATCGTACGCGTTCTGGAGTCCAGGCAGCGATAGCATGCTGGAATCGACCACCCTCTATGGTCCCTTCCCCTGTAAAGCGGTCTCTAAGATTCTTGTGTACCCAACCGCCGA GCACGGAGAGTTGGTGTTATTTTCTGGCGGGATGCAGCGGGCCAGCTACGGCGACCGCCACACGATCACCGTCATGACGAAGGAGAAGCACGTGGTGTTCGATTTCACGTCAAAGGTGATCGACTTCTTCACCGTTTTCCCGAAGCTAGAAGACGGCAGGGACGCCACAGACAGTCCAGAGGCACTCGTGGTACTAGCCGAGGAAGAAGTGGTGGCCATCGATTTGACCAATCCTGAATGGAAGATGATGGCCCTGCCGTACCTAGTTTCCCTCCACGCAAGCGCG GTCACCTGTTCCCAGCACGTCCCGAATGTTCCCGAAGAGCTGTGGGACAACATCGTCGCGGCTGGAAAGGCGCAGACGGAGCACCTGTACTCTGAGAAACCGTGGCCTATAGACGGCGGGCTAATTCTCTGCCAGAAGCCGGGGAGCGAGAAGCCGAAGGCCAAGGAGCTGTTGCTCACCGGTCACGAGGACGGCACTGTTAGATTCTGGAACGCGTCGGACGTCGCGCTGACGCCTCTGTACAAGTACAACTCGTCCATTCTGTTCACTGGCGAGCACCTGGACGTTCTCGAGCAGCCGccggaggacgacgaggacgagtggCCGCCGTTCAGGAAAGTTGGGACCTTCGATCCGTACTCGGACGACCCGCGGCTCGCGGTGAAGAAGGTGCTGCTCTGCCCTTTGTCGTCGACGATAGTGGTCGCTGGCACCGCCGGCCACGTGATCACGGCGGTTATATCGTCCGAGCCAGTGAACAAGGAGATCAAAGCCGTCACGATGAACATCGTGAACGATCGCGACGGGTTCGTTTGGAAGGGTCACGATCATCTGCCAGCGAGGACGTCTAGTATATCGTTCGCTGTGGGCTTCCAACCGCAGAGTCTCCTTCAGCTGTATCCGCCAGCCGCGGCCACTGCACTGGCCATACACAGCGAGTGGGGGCTGCTGGCTGCTGGCACCGCTCACGGCCTGGCTGTTTTCGATTACACGAGGTCGAAGGCCGTCAACGTCAAGTGCACGCTCAATCCGAATG ATCTTTCCGGGTCAGGCGACACGCCCATTTCCAGAAGGAAGTCTTTCAAAAAATCGCTGAGGGAGTCCTTCAGGAGATTGAGGAAAGGAAGGTCACAGCGTCGGACGAACGCTAGCAGCCCGCCGAGGAGCGCAGCGCCAGAGAAGAAGAAAGAGAC CTCCAGCGTCGCTTCGTCTCCCAGTGGTGACCTTTCACCGGCAGATGTAAAACCCGTGGAGAGGCAAGTGGAAGCGAGACCCGTGGACGATGCGCTGGGCTCTATGGTTCGCTGTTTATATTTCGCTAGGAGTTACATCATCAGCA TGCAAAACACCACACCCACACTTTGGGCGGGCACCAACAACGGCACAGTGTACGTTTTCACGTTAGCGATATCTGCGGGCGTCAGGCGGACAGAGGAGGATGTAAATTGTACATTAGGGAAAGAGATTCAATTGAAGCACAGAGCACCCGTGATCGCGATAACGATCCTCGACGGGTCCAGCGTGCCGCTGCCAGAGCCGTTCGAGGCCGAGAAGGGCGTGGCCCCTGGCCCAGACATGGCGTCTCCGCACAGGGTCGTGATCGCCAGCGAGGAACAGTTTAAAATCTTCAATCTTCCGTCGTTGAAACCGTACTGTAAATACAAGCTCACCGCGCACGAGGGCTCCCGTGTGCGGAAGACAGGTTTCGCGAAGTTCACGTGTCCCATGGAACCCGCCGGCACGCACGAGGAGACTTGTTTACTGTGCCTGACCAACCTCGGGGATTGCTTAGTGCTCAGTATACCGGAATTGAGAAGGCAGCTGAACGCAGCCGCCATCAAAAGGGAGGACATCAA TGGCATCTCTTCGTTGACGTTCACGAAAGCTGGCGAAGCTTTGTACTTACACTCGAGTTCAGAGCTTCAGCGGATCTCACTGTCGGCCAGCAAAGTGACGGGGGCGAATTGCGCGCTGAATTTGCCGCCGAACGCGAGATCCGCGGAAGTTAACAACGAGGAAACTCAGGAGCAAGGTGTCGTCGAGGGTACCGCTGAAGCGGGAGAGACGCAGGCGAGTCAACCGAATACTATACAGAGGATGATCACGGAGAACGGCGTGGTGGGTTCCA